Below is a genomic region from Lonsdalea populi.
GGCGATTGCCGACTGGCAAGCGCGTTATCCGCGTCACCCGGCTGCTAAAACGCTGCCGACGGTGTTAATGCAGCAGGGGACAGGGCCGAATCTGTCGACCTCCGGCAGTATTGCGCTGCTGTTGCCGTTAAACGGTCAGGCGCAGGTCTATTCGAAAGCCATTCAGGCCGGTTTCAGCGCAGCACGGGACGGCCAGGCCATGCCGAATGCTCCGGTGCAAACGCCAGAGGTTGCTCCGATAACCACAACGCCGGAAGACTCTACTCCCGCCGCGACGGCGAATCAGGCACTAGCGGCACCAGCGCAAGAACAACCGGCTTCCGTGACCGCTGCCCCGGCGCCATACAGCACAGCCGCTACGCCCGATCCAACATCCAGCCGCGTGGCGGTGAAAGTCTATGACACGACCGGCCAGCAGCTGGCCAACGTCATTGCTCAGGCGCAAAAAGACGGGGCCACCATGATTGTGGGGCCGCTGCTCAAAAATGACGTAGAGCAATTACCGGCGGCCCAAACCACGCTGCCGGTGCTGGCGCTGAATCAGCCGGAGCACGTGCAGCCGAGCCCCAATATCTGCTATTTCGCCCTGTCGCCGGAAGATGAAGCTCGGGATGCTGCGCAGTTCATTCATAGTCAGGGTAAACAGCAGCCGCTGGTTCTAGCGCCGCGCGGCAGTCTAGGCGATCGCGTGACGGCCGCTTTCGCTGCCGCCTGGCAGCAACAGGGCGGCGCCGCGCCGTTACAGCAGCGCATCGGCAGCACCGCCGAGTTGAAACAGGCCATCAACAACGGCGCAGGCATTTCACTGAGCGGGCAGCCGATTGTCGCTGAACCAACGTCACCTCAACCACAGTCAAGCACCACCATCGGCGGCCTCAATATTCCGGCTCAGGTGCCTCCAACACCAGCTGAAACCAGCGCAGGCGGCGTAGATGCGGTCTATATCATCGCCACACCGGACGAGCTATCGTTAATCAAACCCATGATCGACTTGCGCAACAAATCACGCGCTCGCGCCGCGCTCTATGCCAGCTCACGCAGCAATCAGGCCGGTTTCGGACCCGATTTCCGTCTGGAAATGGAAGGGCTGCAGTTTAGCGATATTCCGCTGCTGACAGGGGCGAATCCGTCGCTGATGCAGCAGACTACCGCTCAGTTCCGTAACGACTACTCGCTGGTACGCCTGTTTGCTATGGGAATGGATGCCTGGACGCTGGCGAACAACTTCTCCTCACTGCGTCAACCGCCGGGCTATCGTCTGGAGGGTTCGACAGGGCAACTGAGCGCTACGCCGGATTGCGTAGTGAACCGCAAACTCACCTGGCTACAGTTCCGCCAGGGGCAACTGGTGCCTGCATCCTGAAGACCCGCGAAACTGGGAACGATTACGAACGACGGGCTCGGCGCTACCTGGAGCGCGCGGGCCTGATGTTTGTCGCGGGCAACGTGACGCTACGCGGCGGCGAGCTGGATTTGATCATGCGCGACGGCCCGATATGGGTTTTCGTAGAAGTACGCTACCGGCGTAACGCGGACTTTGGCGGCGCAGCCGCCAGCGTGACCCGACGCAAGCAGCAAAAGTTACTGCGGACGGCCGCAGTGTGGCTATCACATCAAGGCGGCGGCTTCGAACATACCGACTGTCGTTTCGACGTACTGGCTATCACCGGCGACCAGATGGAGTGGTTGCCGAACGCGTTCGGCAATCAGGAATAATTGGTTAATTCCGAAAACAAAAGAATAGGTTACCCAAACGTGCTGGATAGAATTAAAGTCTGTTTTACCGAGAGCATCCAAACCCAGATCGCCGCGGCAGAAGCCTTGCCGGATGCCATCTCACGGGCAGCGGTCACAATGGTGCAATCTTTGCTCAACGGCAACAAAATCCTGAGCTGCGGGAACGGCACTTCCGCCGCCAACGCCCAGCATTTTGCCGCCAATATGATTAATCGTTTCGAAACGGAGCGTCCCAGCCTGCCCGCTATCGCGCTGAACGCCGACAACGTGGTGCTGACGGCGATTTCAAACGACCGGTTGCACGAGGAGATCTATGCAAAACAGGTCCGGGCTTTAGGACATGCGGGGGATATCCTCCTGGCGATATCCACGCATGGAAACAGCCGCGACATCGTTAAAGCGGTAGAAGCCGCCGTGACCCGTGACATGACCATCGTTGCGTTAACCGGCTACGATGGCGGCGAACTTGCTGGTTTGCTGGGACAACAGGATGTGGAAATTCGCATCCCGTCGCACCGCAACGCTCGAATTCAGGAAATGCACATGTTGACTGTGAACTGCTTGTGCGATCTGATAGACAACACGCTCTTCCCACACCAGAACGATTAAGGAGTGCCTCATGAGGATATATTCTTGCATTGCCGTGCTGTCCGCCGCTCTGCTGCTACAAGGTTGTATCGGCGCGGTCGCTATCGGCAGCGCAGCCGTCGCGACCAAAACCGCGACCGATCCCCGCACGGTAGGGACTCAGGTTGATGATGGTACGTTGGAAATGCGCGTTTCCAATACGTTGGCAAAAGACCAGCAGTTAAGTAAAGAAGCCCGCATCGTTGCGACGGTGTATCAGGGCAAAGTCTTGTTGACCGGGCAGTCGCCGAAGGCGGAGCTGTCCAGTCGAGCCAGGCAGATTGCACTGGGTGTGGAAGGTACGACGGAGGTGTATAACGAAATCCGTCAGGGAACGCCAATTAGCCTGGGCACCGCTTCAATGGATACCTGGATCACCACCAAAGTACGCTCTCAGTTGCTGGCCAGCGATCAGGTCAAGTCCTCTAACGTCAAAGTGACCACTGAAAACAACGAAGTCTTCCTGTTAGGGCTGGTCACTCGTCGCGAGGGCGCCGCCGCAGCGCAAATCGCCAGCAAAGTCAGCGGCGTCAAACATGTCACCACAGCATTTACCTATCTGGAATAAACACAACATGCCTGACCCGCTTTCACGGCGGGCTCAGGACTTCCTGGTCCTGTCGTTGACTCACCTCACCGCCCAATATCCCTTCATACCCGCGATGCCGATGGCAGAATGACTTTGTTTTGCACCCCATCGATGGCTTGGCCGCATTGCCTGAAAATGCCGCGAAGTGGCAGAACATCATGCTGGATTTACGAATACATTAGCCTGGCTATTGTTTTTTTTGGCCTTCTCGACGCAGACTATGCTGGACGGATCGATAAATCCTGCGATAAGCGCCGGGAGTTTTAGAAACGGAACCGTAGCATTATCGTAACTCGTTGTTTTTAAGGAAGGCTTCACCACCAATCTGGCTCATTTGACGAAGTACCCACTGTTGTCGGCGAATCATATAGCCCGAGGGTCTGTCGACGCGAAAGCGAATAGGATTGGGCAATACAGAAGCCAGCAACGCCGCCTCGCTGGCGGTTAAGCGACTGGCCGACTTGTGGAAAAAATGCCGGGAAGCCTCTTCAACACCGAAAATCCCGGGGCCAAACTCCACGATATTAAGGTAGACGGTCAGAATCCGGCGCTTGCTCCACGTCAGCTCCATCACCGTCGTCAAGCCGGCCTCAAGTCCTTTGCGCACCCAGCTGCGCCCATCCCACAACAGCAAATTTTTGACCGTTTGCTGAGACAGAGTGGAAGCACCGCGAATGCGTCCTTCATTCTCTTCGTTATGCCGCAAGGCGGCATCGATCGCAACGAGGTCGAAACCCCAATGTTGTGGAAACTTTTGGTCTTCCGCCGCAATCACCGCCAGCGGCATGGCATAGGCAATCTCATCCATTGAAACCCACTCGGAATGGGCGATATAAGAAAAGTCACCGCGCAGCCACGCGCTGACCTGACGATCGATCATCACCGCCGAGAAGGGAACCGGCAGAAAGGCAAACAACGCAATCGCCAGCAACCAGATCCCCAGAATGATCACAACGGCCCGGACAATAGCGCGTTTAAAACCACTCGCAAAATGACTTAGGGCTCGGCCTGATTTCATTTCGTCAATTCCAAAACATGGGCAACCAGTTTCTCAATTCCCCTAGCAACCTCGCCGATGGAGTTCGCTAGCATGTAGGCCGGGGTCGTCACAACTTTGTGTTCTGCATCTACAACAATGTCGTCAACCGGACAAGTCACGTGCATTCCCCCCATCGCTTCGATGGCTTCCGCTGTATCGATATCGTTACCAATTGTAAGTCTGACAGGAGCACCCAGCAGTCTTGGCAACATGGCTGGGGAGATGCAAACAAAACCAATTGGTTTACTTTTCTTATAAATTTCCTGGGTGAGTATTTTTAATTCTTCATCGACCTGACACTCGCTTCCTCGGGTCGCAAAATCACTTAAATTTTCCGCCGCGCCGAAACCACCGGGAACAATCAATGCATCGAGCTGTTCCGCGTCAGCCGCGGACAGAGGCTGGATTTTTCCACGTGCGATCCGTGCTGACTCCGCGAGGATATTACGTTTTTCATCAGTCACTTGGCCACTAAGATGATTCACGACACGCCGCTGATCTTTGTCCGGCGCAAAGCAGATGGCTTCAGCTCCGGCTCGGTCGATTGCAAGTAGAGTCAAGACAGCTTCGTGGATTTCTGAACCATCATAAACACCACATCCGCTGAGTACGACACCGACTTTTTTCATCATTAAGTCCTCATTTCATTACATCAACTAATTGATTTTTTAATTGACAAACACTAATCTACATCACACATTTTAATGATACTCGTAACGAGCAACGGCATTTTGCTATGTTGTCAGTTGCCTGAAATGTACTTACTACACTTGCGAGCCAACAAACCTGAAATCAATGGCAGGTGTACCAGTTTCCCTGGTGTTGGCGCATAATTCGCGCACCCCGGCTTCGGTCGGGGTCATTTTTTTCCAGCCTTGGCCACCCACGCTTTCAACACGCCGACATCATGTCGCCAATCTTGTTTCAACTCGTCAATCCATTCATGCACATTGTCCCACCATGCAGGCAACGTCGTCGTTTGAATCTGTTGAGCCACCTGCTGCAGATGCCGCAACCCGACAGACCCCGCCGCGCCCTTGATTTTGTGACCTTCTTCTGCGATGCCCTTCTGGTCGCGCGCCGTCATGTTGGACTCCAGCACCGCCAGATAACCCGGCATCATCTGCTCGAACATCTCCAGGCTCTGGTGAATCAGCGAGGGGCCGACCAAATCCAGGTACTGCTGCAACATGGCGACGTCCAGCAACGACTCAAGGGTGGAGTCATCGACTGTCGCATCGGCGACCGTCTCTGGCGCGCGATGTTCGGGAGCATCCCAGTGCTGTTTGATGATCGCCGTGAGCGCCGGAACCACCAGCGGTTTGCTCAGCACGTCATCCATGCCCGCATCCAAATAGTCTTTCTTGTCCTTCAGCACGTTGGCGGTCAGCGCCACCAGCGGAGGCAACGTTTTCTGGCCGTAGCGGATACGCAGCTCGCGCGCCACATTCAGTCCGGTCATGTCCGGCAGTTGGATATCCAGCAACACCAGGTCGAACTCTTCGGGGTCGAACATCGCCAGCGCTTCCTGACCGGTCATCGCCACTTCAACGCTGCTACCCAGTTTTTCCAGCACCGAACGCGCGACGACGACGTTCAGTTCGATATCTTCCACCAGCAGGACATGCAACGCAGGCAACGGCAGCGTTTCATCGCCGTCCTCATGTGTTTCCGCTTCTTCCACCATCGGTGCGGATACCGTCAGCGTGAAGCAGGAGCCTTCGCCCAATTTGCTGGTGACCTGAATATCTCCGCCCATGTTTTGCGCGAGCCGTTTGGAAACGGCCAGACCGATACCGGTGCCGGTAGCCGGTTTACCGCCGTTCTGATCTTTCACCTGGTAATACATGGAAAATATTTTTTCGAGTTCATCATCCGGGATGCCCATGCCGGAATCCGCAACCTCGAAACGCAGGCCATGGTTCTGGTCGTGCCCGACACGGATCACCACCTTGCCGCTCTGGGTAAATTTCACGGCGTTGCTCAGCAGATTCCACAGAATCTGACGCAGACGCGTACCGTCGGCGATGATGCATTTCGGCAATGGCTGCTGCAGGTCCATCTCCAGTTGCAGACCTTTAGGTTCGGCCAGCAGGCCGCCCAGATTTTCCAGATCGGCGACAAAGCCGATGAAATCTACCGGCTGGTTGTCGAGCTGGACCTTGCGCCGCTCCTGCTTGTCCATTTCGATCACGTCGTTGAAGATATTGCCGAGGGTGATGGCGCTAACGTGAATGGTTTTCAGATATTTTCGCTGCTCCGCATCCAGGTGGGTGTCAAGCAAAATTCGGCTGAGGCCGACAATGCCGTTAAGCGGCGTGCGAAGCTCGTGGCTGATCGTTGAGATAAAAGTGGTCTTCTCCCTGCTGGCTTTCTCTAACGCGTCCTGGTAACGCTTACGTTCCGTTATATCGCGGCCAAATCCCATGAGCCCATGCCGCTTACCCTGATGGTCGTAAAATGGCACCTTGCGCAACTCGAAACAGGATTTTCGTCCATCCGGATACACCAGCCACTGTTCGTAGGTCAGGGAGACGTTATGGCGGAACACTTTTTCGTCCGTCTCAACCACCTTGGCCGCGATATCCTGCGGATAGACGTCGAAGGGAGTCAGGCCGATCATCTGCTTCTGGCTCTTGCCCAACAGCAGTTCCATAGCGCGGTTGCAGCCGGAGAACGCCTTGTTTTCGTTGCGGTAGTAAACCAGATCCGGCGACGCATCGAGGAAAGAACGCAGCAGCGCCGACTGCTGCTCCAGCTCCACCTGCGCCTGTTCACGCCGCGCCATTTCTTCGCGCAGCTTGCTGAGCATTTCAAAGCGCGACTTTTCGGCTTTAATGCGATCGGTGATTTCTTGATTGAGCTGGCCGATGTTATTTTGCAGTTTGGCGTTCAGCTCCTGATCGCGATGTCGCATCACCTCTAATTTGGCCACCAAACGCGACAAGCGCTGTCGAGACTCTTCAAGCTGCTCGACCACTACCGACAGGAAATAAACCGCCCAGGGCGTGATTAGAAGGCCAAAAAAGATGGATCGCACCACATCGATGCGTTCGACCTGACCGCTGAGCAACATGGTCACCGCCATCTGGACCAGCAGCGCCAATAGCACCAGCGCTGAAGCCAGCAGAATGGAAAAGCGAACCAGCCCAAGTCTCACCATTAAATCAACGTAATACTGGGCTAATAGCCGAATTTGCTTCATAGAATTCTTCCTTCATCGAGATCCCGCAAATCATACCGTAAAAGTGATGATGCGCGGGAAATGAGCAGAGGGTTTGAGAACGGGGTATAACGTCAGGTGGGAACAAAACGGAACGCATCGCCCAGAGCGGAACCCTGAACGCCGTGCTGAGACAGATAGCGGTCGATCTCCACCATCCCGGTCCAGCGATTTTCGCACCACAAGGGAGCCAGCAGCGTCGGACGACGGGCGCTGGCGGAGATGCGATGGTAGACCACATCGGCAGGCGTGTGACGAATCATTTCACCAGCCGTAGTCACATACTGCGCCAGCGGCAGCTCCGGCAATCGACCCGCGCGCCAGGCTTTGCCCATGATGCTGCCATCAACGATATGGAGAGGATGCAGCTTCAAACCGTCGGCCCCGGCGTCAACCACCCGGCGCAGCGTCGACAGACAATCCTTTTCGTCCTCTCCCGGCAGACCGACGATCAGATGCGTGCAAACTTTGAGGCCGCGCTCCCTGGCCCGGCGCGTCGTCTGCTGGTAGCAGTCAAACGTGTGACCGCGGTTGATACGATACAACGTCTTGTCATTCGCCGTTTGCAGGCCCAACTCCAGCCAGACCTCATAGCCCTGCTCGCGATACTCGGAAAGCAGGGCCAGCACAGCGTCCGGGACACAATCAGGCCGGGTGCCGACGCACAGGCCCACCATATCGGCCTGTGTCAGCGCTTCGCGATACATGGATGCCAGAACCTGCACCTCCGCGTAAGTACTGGTGTAGGCCTGGAAATAGGCCAGATAACGCTTGGCTCGATTGACCTTACCGGCCTGAGCGGACAGCTGATCGGCGATACTGCGCTGCTGCATCTGTTCGTCGGCGAACGATGCCACATTGCAGAACGTGCAGCCTCCCCGGCCTAAGGTGCCGTCGCGATTCGGACAGTTGAAGCCACCGTGCAGGGTCAGCTTGTGAATTTTTTCGCCATAACGACGCTGGAGATCGCCGCCAAACATGTTGATTAATCTTTGTAATTGCATATTCTGACTTTCCTCCTCCGCGGGAGGAGCCTACCTTTTCCCCGCCCTGCGTGCGATGACGCCGATCAAGTCCCCCTTACCGCCATTTTGAATAATTATTCTAATTTAGTGAAAATAAAGTCATGGATGGCTTGATTAATTTTGCTAATCACCTGCGCGCGTCGCATTAGAAGTTGACCAGAGATTAAAAAACAGTGGCATGAGTTAAAAAACGGAAATCTGTCAGAATAAGATGCCATTAAGTCGAGATAATGCAGCACGTCGGGACATCAATCCGGCATTATTATAGTGATACACCTCACATTTCGTCCGGACTTCGCGTTGATAAAATGTGTTCTTTTTGTTGTAAAAAACCTTATTTATCATAGCCATAAGTAAATATTATCCTTGAAATACCGATTTATGTAGGGGATTTGACCTGAACAGGGTTTCTCGCTAATTTGGGAAATGGCTGGAAGCTTTCCTGACGAGACGACAACTCGTCATATTTATGCAGTAACAAGAAGACTCCCTCATCAAGCAAGTCATCACCCCTTGTGAGACCGTCACGAGAGTCCGGAAATAGAGAGCGTCATTTTCCGCTGAGATATTCACTCTCAGTGAGGGGCCGCTCGCGGTAAAGTCGCCTGCATTGAGCTGGCGATGAGGTAGTCATACAGAGCCTGGGGAGGTTCATTCATATGTTGTACGATGCATCCCATGAAAAAGACAACTGTGGCTTCGGACTAATCGCCCATATAGAAGGTGAGCCGAGCCACAAGGTCGTGCGTACCGCCATTCACGCACTGGCCCGTATGCAGCACCGTGGTGCGATCCTTGCCGACGGCAAGACCGGCGACGGCTGCGGCCTGTTACTTCAGAAGCCCGACCGTTTCTTCCGTCTGGTGGCGGAAGAGCGCGGCTGGCGGCTGGCGAAAAATTACTCCGTCGGCATGATGTTCCTCAGCCAGGACGAAGAGGTCGCTAAAGCGACCCGCCGGATTGTGGAAGAAGAGCTGCAGAACGAGACGCTGTCCGTTCTGGGCTGGCGCGAAGTGCCGACCAATCCGGATGTTCTGGGTGAAATCGCCCTCTCCTCCCTGCCGCGTATCGAACAGATTTTCGTTAACGCCCCTGCCGGCTGGCGCCAGCGCGATATGGAGCGACGCCTGTTTATGGCCCGTCGCCGCATTGAAAAACGCGTGCAGGATAACGATTTCTACGTGTGCAGCTTCTCCAATCTGGTGACGATCTATAAAGGTCTGTGCATGCCGGCGGATCTGCCGCGCTTTTATCTGGACCTGGCCGACCTTCGCCTGGAATCAGCCATCTGCTTGTTCCATCAGCGTTTTTCAACCAATACCGTGCCGCGCTGGCCGCTGGCGCAGCCGTTCCGTTATCTGGCCCACAACGGCGAAATCAACACTATCGCCGGCAACCGCCAGTGGGCGCGTGCGCGCGCTTACAAATTTAAAACACCGCTGATCCCGGATCTGCGCGACGCCGCGCCGTTCGTCAATGAAACCGGCTCGGACTCCAGCTCGCTGGACAACATGCTGGAGCTGTTCCTCGCCGGTGGTATGGACATAGTGCGCGCCATGCGTCTACTGGTGCCGCCCGCCTGGCAGAACAACCCTGACATGGATCCTGAGCTGCGCGCGTTCTTCGACTTCAACTCCATGCACATGGAGCCGTGGGACGGTCCGGCGGGCATCGTGTTGTCAGACGGTCGCTACGCCGCCTGTAACCTCGACCGCAACGGGCTGCGCCCGGCGCGTTACGTCATCACCACCGACAAGCTGATCACCTGTGCTTCCGAAGTCGGGATCTGGGACTACCAGCCGGATGAAGTGGTGGAAAAAGGCCGCGTTGGTCCCGGCGAACTGATGGTGATCGACACGCAGGAAGGACGCATCCTTCACTCCGGCGAAACCGACAACGATCTGAAAAGCCGCCATCCTTACAAAGAGTGGATGGAAAGAAACGTTAAACGTCTGGTGCCGTTCGAAGAGATGCCGGACGATCAGGTCGGACGGCGCGATCTGGACGACGTGCAGCTCGAGGCCTACCAGAAGCAATTCGGCTACAGTAACGAAGAGCTGGACCAGATCCTGCGCGTACTCGGCGAGAACGGCCAGGAAGCCACCGGCTCGATGGGCGACGATACGCCGTTTGCGGTACTGTCCAGCGGTCCGCGCATCGTCTATGACTACTTCCGCCAGCAGTTCGCGCAGGTCACCAACCCGCCGATTGACCCGCTGCGTGAAGCACACGTGATGTCGCTCGCCACCTGCATCGGCCGTGAAATGAACGTCTTCAGCGAAGCGGAAGGACAGGCTTACCGCCTGAGTTTTAAATCGCCGATTCTGCTCTACTCCGATTTCAATCAGCTGATCCATCAGGATCAGGAGCACTACCGCGCCGACCAAATTGACCTCACCTTCGATCCTCAGCAGCAGTCGCTGCAGGAAACGATTGAGAAACTGTGCGACGAAGCGGAAAGCAAAGTGCGCGACGGCACGGTGTTACTGGTGCTGACCGACCGTGCGATCGCCAAGGATCGCCTGCCGGTGCCCGCCCCAATGGCAGTGGGAGCCATTCACAGCCGTCTGGTCGAACAGAGTTTGCGTTGCGACGCCAACATCATTGTAGAAACCGCGAGCGCCCGCGATCCGCACCATTTCGCCGTGTTGCTGGGCTTTGGCGCCACCGCGATTTACCCGTATCTGGCCTATGAAACGCTGGCGCGCATGGTGGATAACCGCACTATCGATAAACCGCACCGCGTGGTGATGCTGAATTACCGCAACGGCATCAACAAAGGCCTGTACAAGATTATGTCCAAAATGGGCATCTCGACCGTGGCGTCCTACCGCTGCTCCCGGCTGTTCGAATCGGTCGGTCTGCATCAGGACGTCGCCCGCAGTTGCTTCCCGGGCGTGGTCAGCCGCATCGGCGGCGCCAACTTCAGTGACTTCGAGCAGGATTTGCAGAATCTGGCTAAACGTGCCTGGCTGAAACGTCAGCCGCTCGAGCACGGCGGCCTGCTGAAATTCGTCTATAACGGCGAATATCACGCCTATAACCCCGACGTGGTCAAAACCTTGCAGACCGCCGTCCAAAGCGGCGAGTACAGCGACTATCAGCACTACGCCAAACTGGTCAATGAACGTCCGGCGGCAACGCTGCGCGACCTGCTGGCCGTCAAGCCGCAGGAGAAAAGTACGGCAATCGCTCTCGATCAGATAGAACCCGCATCAGAGCTGTTCAAACGCTTCGACACCGCCGCCATGTCCATCGGCGCGCTCAGTCCGGAAGCGCACGAATCGCTGGCTGAGGCAATGAACACGCTGGGCGGCTACTCCAACTCCGGCGAAGGCGGCGAAGACCCGGCGCGTTACCGCACTAACAAGGTATCCCGCATCAAACAGGTGGCCTCCGGCCGTTTCGGCGTCACCCCGGCCTATCTGGTCAACGCCGACGTGATTCAGATTAAAGTGGCGCAGGGCGCAAAACCGGGCGAAGGCGGTCAGTTACCGGGCGACAAGGTCACGCCTTACATCGCCAGACTGCGTTATTCCGTTCCCGGCGTGACGCTGATTTCGCCGCCGCCGCATCATGATATCTACTCTATCGAAGATCTGGCGCAGCTGATTTTCGACCTGAAGCAAATCAACCCGAAAGCGATGATTTCGGTGAAGCTGGTGTCCGAACCCGGCGTAGGTACCATCGCCACCGGGGTGGCGAAAGCCTATGCGGACCTGATCACCATCGCCGGCTATGACGGCGGCACCGGCGCCAGCCCGCTGACCTCCGTGAAGTATGCGGGCTGTCCGTGGGAGCTGGGTCTGGTGGAAACACAGCAGGCGTTGGTGGCCAACGGCCTGCGCCACAAAATTCGCTTGCAGGTGGATGGCGGACTCAAAACCGGGTTGGACATCATCAAAGCCGCAATTCTGGGGGCGGAAAGCTTCGGCTTTGGCACCGGACCGATGGTCGCACTCGGCTGCAAATACCTGCGTATCTGTCACCTGAACAACTGCGCCACCGGCGTGGCGACGCAGGACGACAAGCTGCGCCGCGATCACTATCACGGCCTGCCGGAACGCGTGATCAACTACTTCCATTTCATCGCGCGGGAAACCCGCGAGCTAATGGCCGAACTGGGCATCAGCCAACTGGTGGACCTGATCGGCCGCACCGATCTGCTGACGGAGCTGGACGGTTTTACCGCCAAGCAGAACAAGCTGGATCTGGCGCCGCTGCTGAAAACCGCCACGCCGCAGCCGGGCAAAGCCTTGTACTGCACCGAAAACAACCCGCCGTTTGACCAGGGGCTGTTGAATAAAGCACTGCACGAACAGGCGCTGCCGCACGTCGAAGCCCGACAGAGCAAAACGTTCTATTTCGACATTCGCAACACCGACCGTTCCGTCGGCGCCACGCTCTCCGGCGCCATCGCCGAGAAATATGGCGATCAGGGGCTGGCGAGCGATCCGATCAAAGCCTACTTCACCGGCACCGCAGGCCAGAGCTTCGGCGTCTGGAACGCCGGCGGCGTGGAGCTGACGCTGACCGGCGACGCCAACGACTATGTCGGTAAAGGCATGGCGGGAGGCATGATCGCCGTCCGTCCGCCCGTCGGCTCGGCCTTCCGCAGCCACGAAGCCAGCATCATCGGCAACACCTGCCTCTACGGCGCCACCGGCGGCAAACTGTTCGCTGCCGGGCGCGCAGGTGAACGTTTCGCCGTGCGTAACTCCGGCGCCATCACGGTGGTGGAAGGCATTGGCGACAACGGCTGCGAGTACATGACGGGCGGCATCGTCTGTATTCTGGGACGCACCGGCGTGAACTTCGGCGCCGGGATGACCGGCGGCTTCGCCTACGTGCTGGATGAGGACGGTGAATTCCGTAAGCGCGTCAATCCGGAGCTGGTCGAAGTCCTGAATGTCGATAGCCTGGCGATCCACGAAGAACATTTGCGCGGCATGATCACCGAACATGTTCAGCACACCGGCTCGTCACGCGGCGAAGACATCCTCGCCAACTGGCCGGTATGGGCGGCGAAATTCGCACTGGTGAAACCGAAGTCCAGTGATGTACAGGCGCTGTTGGGTCATCGTAGTCGTTCCGCAGCTGAGCTGCGGGTTCTGGCGCAGTAAGAGGTCATCATGAGTCAAAATGTTTATCAATTTATCGACCTACAGCGCGTAGATCCGCCGAAGAGACCGCTGAAAGTACGTAAGATTGAGTTTATCGAAATTTACGAACCATTTTCAGAAAGTCAGTCCAAAGCTCAGGCAGACCGTTGTCTGTCCTGCGGCAACCCTTACTGCGAATGGAAGTGTCCGGTGCATAACTACATCCCCAACTGGCTGAAACTTGCCAATGAGGGACGTATTATCGAAGCCGCGGAGCTCTCTCACCGGACGAACAGCTTGCCTGAGGTCTGCGGGCGCGTTTGTCCGCAAGATCGCCTGTGTGAAGGCTCCTGCACACTGAACGATGAGTTCGGCGCGGTGACGATCGGCAACA
It encodes:
- the gltB gene encoding glutamate synthase large subunit; its protein translation is MLYDASHEKDNCGFGLIAHIEGEPSHKVVRTAIHALARMQHRGAILADGKTGDGCGLLLQKPDRFFRLVAEERGWRLAKNYSVGMMFLSQDEEVAKATRRIVEEELQNETLSVLGWREVPTNPDVLGEIALSSLPRIEQIFVNAPAGWRQRDMERRLFMARRRIEKRVQDNDFYVCSFSNLVTIYKGLCMPADLPRFYLDLADLRLESAICLFHQRFSTNTVPRWPLAQPFRYLAHNGEINTIAGNRQWARARAYKFKTPLIPDLRDAAPFVNETGSDSSSLDNMLELFLAGGMDIVRAMRLLVPPAWQNNPDMDPELRAFFDFNSMHMEPWDGPAGIVLSDGRYAACNLDRNGLRPARYVITTDKLITCASEVGIWDYQPDEVVEKGRVGPGELMVIDTQEGRILHSGETDNDLKSRHPYKEWMERNVKRLVPFEEMPDDQVGRRDLDDVQLEAYQKQFGYSNEELDQILRVLGENGQEATGSMGDDTPFAVLSSGPRIVYDYFRQQFAQVTNPPIDPLREAHVMSLATCIGREMNVFSEAEGQAYRLSFKSPILLYSDFNQLIHQDQEHYRADQIDLTFDPQQQSLQETIEKLCDEAESKVRDGTVLLVLTDRAIAKDRLPVPAPMAVGAIHSRLVEQSLRCDANIIVETASARDPHHFAVLLGFGATAIYPYLAYETLARMVDNRTIDKPHRVVMLNYRNGINKGLYKIMSKMGISTVASYRCSRLFESVGLHQDVARSCFPGVVSRIGGANFSDFEQDLQNLAKRAWLKRQPLEHGGLLKFVYNGEYHAYNPDVVKTLQTAVQSGEYSDYQHYAKLVNERPAATLRDLLAVKPQEKSTAIALDQIEPASELFKRFDTAAMSIGALSPEAHESLAEAMNTLGGYSNSGEGGEDPARYRTNKVSRIKQVASGRFGVTPAYLVNADVIQIKVAQGAKPGEGGQLPGDKVTPYIARLRYSVPGVTLISPPPHHDIYSIEDLAQLIFDLKQINPKAMISVKLVSEPGVGTIATGVAKAYADLITIAGYDGGTGASPLTSVKYAGCPWELGLVETQQALVANGLRHKIRLQVDGGLKTGLDIIKAAILGAESFGFGTGPMVALGCKYLRICHLNNCATGVATQDDKLRRDHYHGLPERVINYFHFIARETRELMAELGISQLVDLIGRTDLLTELDGFTAKQNKLDLAPLLKTATPQPGKALYCTENNPPFDQGLLNKALHEQALPHVEARQSKTFYFDIRNTDRSVGATLSGAIAEKYGDQGLASDPIKAYFTGTAGQSFGVWNAGGVELTLTGDANDYVGKGMAGGMIAVRPPVGSAFRSHEASIIGNTCLYGATGGKLFAAGRAGERFAVRNSGAITVVEGIGDNGCEYMTGGIVCILGRTGVNFGAGMTGGFAYVLDEDGEFRKRVNPELVEVLNVDSLAIHEEHLRGMITEHVQHTGSSRGEDILANWPVWAAKFALVKPKSSDVQALLGHRSRSAAELRVLAQ